The Dromaius novaehollandiae isolate bDroNov1 chromosome 3, bDroNov1.hap1, whole genome shotgun sequence genome includes the window ACATTATTTTCTTAATATAGTAAGTTGCAAGACAGTTTGGCAACCCAGTTAACAAAGACAAATTAGGCAGGGTAGAGAAACATTTAAGCTGCAGCGGGTTAAAAAACATCTACACCAGCAAGATCTAAAACAAAGCACAGTTACACAATGTGCTGGCATTTGGCAAGTACCATCGCGGGCTGAGCGCGGGGTGCTGGGGAGCGCCAGCGGACCCATGGTACTCTGCGTTACGTGCTTGTTAGCCAGCTCCTTGAGTGCCCCGGGGGGCTGCCAGGGGCCCGCTCAAAAGGAATGTCGGGAAAAGGTCCAAAGACCATCTGGGCGCCACTTTTTTGGACACATACCAAGGACTGCATCACCAAAGCTACAATTTTTTCTGAGTAGTGATCAAATCGTTTTGTAAGAATGAAGGCTTCTGGTAAGAAAGTTTATAGTGCAATCTGAATTAATTTGTGCCCACAGTGTCATTACTCATTTTCCCAAAACAGTTTAAATATAATCATGTAAGAATTTACTATCTTTATAAAGGTCTTACAAAGCAGTGCTTGTATAGTCAGTGACTACATACAgttgattttaaataaatacatctcTTCATGCTTCTGCAAAACTACAAGTAGGAAAGCAGGAAGTGACAAAGCAGCCAAAAACTTTTGTACCTTTCAAAAGCTATTAAAACTCTCAGGATGCTAAAACTTCATCTACCTTATCACACAGGAAGCACACACAACGTTTGATTTAACAGCctctcacagaagaaaaaagcttaaTACTACTTCCTCCTTCTCAACTTGCACCGAGTTGCAACTCTTGCGGAGAAGTCATAGAAGTTGCTTTACTTCAGATAAGGAAGTTCAGATATGTTTCTGCTTGTCAGTGTAACTGTGTGCTTAATGAGTAAAGTTGTAACAAGAGTTACATCACAGGCATACAATCATGTATTATTTCtactgaagacagaaaaaagaaaaaaagtcaagcacCAAGAGCTTCAGCTCATAACAGATATGTTGTGTTGGCCCTATCTGATAACAGCTGTATTTTTATGCAAGTTTACAAAGCGAACATTAATTCAGCTTGAAAATTATATACACAATAGTTACCTGGATACCAATGAATTTAGAGACATTATGGGGTTAACACCCAATAAATATACAGTTTTtgtaaaaggaatattttataaaattaataGCAATGGCAATGCTTCATTGAAATAACTTGGTTTTAAAAATTTGCATCTTGAAACAACTATAAAGTCATcaagagtttgttttgtttttaaaagtcttttagaCATAGCAGTTGTACAAGGGGAAACTATTCTTGAAAAGAATCTTCAAAAAACCCATACCTCGTCACAAAAAAATTGCTTATAAATCTTTCTACAAAAacattaaacttttttcttttcagagtcctcaacagcagcatttttaataaaaaaagatgaaaaactaCATAATTCAGACCTTTAATGTCAACTGCATTTGGTAGATGCAACCAATGGTCAGAAGATAAATGACTTTGTGTACCCCCATTACTgcaaaaagggagagaaattagCAATGTTATACCATGTTTTGTAAGAGTTAACACTTTAAAACCCAATGAATTTGGTTTCTCTCTATTGTAAGATTAAAGAAATGTATCAATTTCATTATAAACAACATACTCCCTTAGTCAGAGTCAAGAGACATAGCTGTTTAGGTAAGTTCGGCCATAGCAGCAAAACACACGCACCAAGCAACCAGCTATAATATGTAACTACAGCTTAAGATACAAAGAAAATAGCCCTTCTATCTGCAATGTGTGCAAATAGAACAAAGTCCAGAGAAAATTTTTACATCACAATATATTCATGCTCACCATATTGGTATACTTCAATTGGCTTCAAAAAACCCCCATGAATGCACATGTGCTTGGAGGCATCTTATTAACATATATACAGACTATGTAGATTCTTGAAGACTATCAGATTTGGCACATATACACTAATTTCACCATAATATTTTAGGAAAACCAGACTCAGtgctttcattgttttaaatCTGAATGGCTTTGATATGAGACATCAAATATTGTGATTTTAGAAAGAATCAGAAAATTCAAGTAATGTTTACTGACATTAATTTGTTGCATTAATATTTCTGGTAAATACTGTATTTCAAGttagctttgggggggggggaagagcatGCTCACTGCAGATACCTCTCTGTATGGCACTCAGCACCTTCTGGCATTGCTCAGTGCTTTACAGATTTAGTCTTAACATGCAACTTCACAGCAGATGAAGCTCAAGCATGCTCCAAACAAGTTCTTAGAAATCTGGCTTGCATATGGAGAATAAAGCAAACTGGTTTTGTATCAGAGTTCAGAATCTTTTGCTTGTTTCCAAGTAGTGCAGAATCAAAGCTAAATACGGACTTAATGACATGAGTGGATATGATGTCAGAACAATGTCTAGCAGAGGCCTGAATTGGTCTTATCAAGCACTAAGAAACAGGTCTTTCAAAGACTGCATGCTTCTGATTTAAAGACTACTGCTTTTTAAACTTCCCCTTGGACACGATTCATCTGTCATCTACTGTAATCAACATTCAGTCTCTTTACTCGAGTCTTATTTTACTTCACTGCTGAAGAGCTATTATTGACAATGCAAGTGATAGATATTTTCTATAAGaaaacaaatactgtattttaagaaaagcTATTTACAGAGGCAGTAAGTAGTAAATACAGTAAGTATGTTATTTAATGGAAACTTGGGGAAATAAGTATTGAAGCATATTAAATTTCAATCCATTAAATTAATAATGGTTCTAACATTTATCACTTGCTTTCATAAGGAGTGCAAAAAGAAGTCTTCCAGTATGTTCAAAATTTGAAGTACACAAACGCAAAACATGgttttgtaaattattttcttatgaGAAGTTTCATTCTGACAAGCAAGTTATTCGGACCACTTGTGTCTAAATGTCCTTAAGAGTATTATCAGAAAAGTTATGCCTTTAAaactgattggggggggggggggggaggagagagggagaaacaacCACACATCTTctcatatataataaaaaaacctATTTCTCCCTAACTCCAagagaataaaaaatgtatttctaagaAGATTAGGATTTAATGCCCTAATTTTTATTGTAACAGTGTTCTATAAATGATGATCCAGTTGCACCGTAAAAAAATACACTCCAAGCGCTATATTTCAATGCATTCATGATGTTATCCTATTCACACAATTTTTCAATGTTAGATAGAATGTAATATGGAAGTTACAGCTATTATAATTTCCATCTCTTGGTAAAGTATAATAGAGCTGTTCCTGGCTTCCTAAACTATCATGATGTTTGTATTTATGTGTAACACCACAACCGAGTTCTGCTAAGTAATCAAAGATCTTAATTCCTACATAGCACTATCATCTTGCTTTTTTCAAATAAGGTCAAAGACCTTTGCAAGATCTTGTAAAATAATCCCACAGAGTAAGGCCTTTCTATAGATTTCTGCAGAAATGAGAACCATCTCCAAAGAATACTTTGCAAGATTAAGGCTCAAATAGCTATTTGTTATGTAATCAGATTACATTTGAATCATGCTAGCATGCCTTATTAAATTGAaacttactgttaaaaaaaaaaaaaaatcagttttgtgcaCATCTTTTCAAGAGgacattttcaagattttctaaagaaaatcaaaacactaAAGGATGCCCCCACAAACAGAAGGAAGCAGTTTAATATCTACATTCTCAACTTACCAAAGTTTTAGTGCCCTTAAAACTGAAGATAAATGAACTCACTGATTAAAAAATGCACTGCAACTCTAGCAGTCAGCACTCAAGTCTACTATAACTAAGAAAGCTTGATTGGATTTTTAGCAAAACCACATTAGCAAGTTATTCTCCTGTATATTTCAGTgaagcaaagctttaaaaaaagtcatcAGAAATAGGCCATTATgaaatgtttttgtgttttaaggGATCCTCTCTGTAAAGACACTATTTACACAGATGCATGAGCAAGCTTTCCAAAATtatgcccccccccaaaaaaaaaaaaaagattcaccaCATGGTAAAAAGTTAAATGAATGTGTAATCTGACCATGTTAATATTGTTGTAGCGGGAATCTCATCAGCTAGTTTATGACAAGCAACTGCAACAGGTGTAAACAAAACCAGATCCCTATATTGAGACAAAGTTTGGCTGCAAGTTGGCTGTAAAATACTAATATTAAAAGCAAGCTATAAAGTAAACTCATCTGGAATTGAAATCCAGTTGAGGGAACAGTGAGAACAACACAGTGAAGGTACACTTGGGTGCAATTTCATGCtggtgatattttttttctttttaatgtaagcaGCTATGCTTAGAGCAGAGTTTAAACCAGGAGTTGCATATCCAACAACACACACAATTCAAAACTTAAGTGACCGTTAGCACATTTGTACACATACTTACATAAACTTAGTGATAAGTATTTACATATTCTGAACAAAGTTTCATTTTAACAGTTGAAGTATTTTAACACATGGAAGAAGATAAGCTACTACACAGAATGCATAATGGGATCACAGATGTTTCCACAAACATATTAACATACGTTTTAAAGTGCTTTCTGGCTGCTTCAAATTAACCGCTTTCAGTATGAGCTTCTACATAGTAGTGCTGTTCCAGTCattacaaaattatttaaatcatTTATCTTCAGGTGCACTGTGAATTCAAGAAAAACGATGACATCGTTGACATAGAAGTTTTTAGCCCTATCAACAAATGAATACATTACTTAGGTTCAGATGAAGTTCTGAAATACTTTGGTTTATCATAATTTGGGATAAACATTTGACAGAACAGAAATTGCACCTCTCCACTCTAACTTTTCCACTAAAGAAATACCCCAACATAAATTGACAGTATTCTTTGGTAAAAACAGGACATTTGACCAATTTGTAtacatgtatttattaaaaatagtCTAAAACTGAACAAATGCCACAGCTGTACCGTCAATTTACAGGAATTAATAACCATTCCTAACTCAGTGGGGAGTATCAAAATATTAAGCTTACCAGTCAGTTACATAACTGGCTGAAACACCTTCAGCAACCACTATAGGGGGTCaattattattttgaaacattttttcctaatatttatcCTTTACATTGCAAAAACTTAAAAATGCTCTACACCTGCAGACAAGTCCATTGTTTTGCAGCGACCACAGAAACATTATTCGATGGTGTACATTGTAAGGTTTCTGATAAGCAATTTAACATAAATCAGGAATACGGTGTGCTGACCAACCAATATTCAACTGCATGGTATTTGTGCATTAACTATACTAAGTACTAGGAAAGCCTATTAAAAATTCACTTAACTGCTACAAGTTATGTGAATATATAAAAACAGCGCAGATATACAAGTATAACACTGAACATACTGTACTTTATTAGCACAAAAAGCCAGAACAAGGCAcagcaagcagaaaaatacatCAATAGAAGGGTTAGTATAGCATACAAGAATAACGTTTATTGTACTTGCAGCCAAAGTGTTCCCGACCTCGCACAGGTCACCGCCATAGAGAAGTAAGTTATAACATACTGTAGCAGCTGGTAAAGAAACTAGGGAGCACTCATAATTGGTACAAAACATTAACAGGGGACAGAGCATTCCAACAAAATTTTAGTGCAAAAATGTCTAAGACAGAACTGTTTTAAGTCCCATCTCTGATTAAATAAGCAAATAGAACTTAGAATTTTGTTTCTAAGTCATCTGTTGAAACTATAATCAGTGcatattatttcaaaaatattttaaaaagctaatggaaaaaatatttacaaataaagtGTAGCAGTACCTTTGAAACCTGACATTTATTTCAGATATCTGTCAGGTTTTGTATTCTGATTATAGTAATTCAACCACTGGTAACTTTCtccataaaaatattaaacaactttaaataattaaacattttttctcttcacCATTATCTTCCATTGTAAATTACAAGTAGTCAGGCCACTGATTTCTCTTTTAGAAAAAGCTGCAAGCTTTTCTTTCATGGCAATAATCTAATTCTGTGTTCTGCCACTTATATTAATAAGTCACACTGGAAGGTATTAAACTGTCCATGACAGTATTACTTTTGCTAACAATGCCACTTAAATCTCCAAGTGTTTTAAACAGTTACAGTACTGAGCAGACATATTCAAGTCTTCATGATTAGGAAACCTTATATATTGAGAAAAGCATGATACATTTGTTAGCATCAAAACATCTTCATCTCTTACTGAACTGCAGGTCATCCCTCCTTCTAATGAACTGCtcttcatttttcagaagaaaatactctTATTCACTAGTACTTGGAAACTTTATGTTTATGAGCTAAATTAGTACTTTGAGTAGTGGAAAGTTTGtgaaaagatactttaaaaaaatacttcaaatattAGCAAAAATGCTCCTCTAAAAGTCTGTATTAGCATTGCATGAATGCCCCATGGAAAATGCCTCATAGTTTCTTCATCCAATTACTACAGCTacaaaagggaaacaaaatatttagaaattagcaaaaatattttaattaggtCTAAATGAAAAACGTGCAGAATTGTGTCTGCTTATTGTTTCCAAGAGGCATCACAATTTAGTTTGATTAACAGCAGGCAGCATCTGACAAGATACTAACACTGAGCTTAAATAGGATATTGCAAAAAAGCTAGACGTTGCTGGTGCGCTTGCTGCAATTAAACTGTAACACACAAAAAAGCGTATTCTATAAGCTTATTGGGGACTCTGGATTCCATTTACTTTGTTTTAATCGGTTCCCGCTCCAACCATCGCACCCTGACTTTTTGTTTATAGTGATACTCCTTTAGAAAGTCTTGCAACATTGAAGGTAAAGGAAGGTCATCAATTCCATCATATGTAGTGCACCTGCAGATTACTGCCCGGCAGATATACTGCAGACTAAAAGGAAAAGTCCTGTTCAGAGATACAGTAAGTAATGGTTCAAAGAACATGCAAGAGCTAGGGTCTTTGTAGTGCTCTAGAAGCCCTGTAACAGTGGAGGAGTGAAACACACAGGGATCATGGGCATCAAAGCTAAAGTTGTGATTCCACTGCTCAATGCGTGCATGTAGGGATCGGTTATAACGGCGGAAGCTCACAGAGAAGAGGTAGTCCTCCTGCGCAGAATCCCTGAGCAAAAAAGTGCCTTCGGGTTTACCCTCCAGAAGTGTTTCTGCTTCATAACGGTCCATCACGCCCCAGTAACATGGGTTACCCGTGATCTGAAGCAAATCTGGCACAAGGCAATGGATGTAATCAATCTGAGTGTGTACTTTCCAAGCCCCTTGCCTGCTGATATGGCCATGACTCTCTCCAGACATCTGACGCTGCTTCTGCCTGCGTGACTGCAGACAAAGTGTTGTCGTGTCCTCTTCTGAGTCACAATTTCCTGGTGGTGGCACATTTTTGTCCCCAGTCAGCTCAGTCATACCAGGGGCTAACTTTGGTCCTAGTTTATATAATGGATTAACCTGTGCTGTAGCTTCAAAAGTATGTATTTGGGCATTGGGAGGGGGGTCAACCCCTTCTTCAATACTAAGTCTACGTCTCTCTCTGAGTCTGTCTTCTTCATCTTCTGTAGAAACCAAGGAAGGATCAAATGTATCAAAAAAAGTTGAGTGTGGACTCACAGGAGCTGTGTGTTGCTTAATGAGATGCCACTTCTGAGCCAAATCTGAGCCTGCAGGAAAAGGGCATTTCTCAAGCATTAGTTCAGAgagatggatttttcttttgttagaaaACAGAGGTTTGGACTGTTTGCTGTAAGTTCTCACGGGAAAACACAGCCCAACGGTATCTTGTAGACGCTGTCGCAGAGAACGGCTACCTACTGTCCTGTTTGACACGGTATCCATATCATGAACAGAACTCACTCCAtaccttctctctctcctctgcaaaCCACTTCGTGTTCTACCAAATCTTTTTTCAGTATCCAAGGAGCTCTGGGTTTTGGTAGAGCAGGAATGTTTCTTCTTCCCACCCCAAGGAGCATGCCGAGAATAAGAGTCCCTTCGAGCAAGTCTAGCTCCTGTGGTGACACATGAGTCGTTCTCTTTCTCAATGCTTATTTCAACTATCTGAGGAATTTCAGTGACACAGTTTTGGTTTCGCCTTGCTGAATTCTTTGAAGGACTTAAACCTAATTGCAAAGCAATGTTTTCTCTCAAAGGGCTGCTGGGTTGTTGTTGAGCCAAATCAGTTATCTGGATAGCTTTCTCTTTAGCAGATGAACAACTACTGGAGTTCAcaactgtgttttcattttggcTTCCACCTTCATGACTGAAGAGATTCTGGCACCTGTATTTGAAATTGTTCCACATCTTTCCCACTTTATCCATGGATTATGTTATCTAAATTcaagaggagaagaaatattaaaacacagtttttaaaagTAAGAATTCATCTTCAGTTATCAATTAAGTTACTGACACAAAGACAATTTTGTTAATTGAACCTACATTTGAAAGGGTGCCTTAGTGTATGTGTAGTTATGTAGCATCAACATGCATTACATCATTTGGATATTTAGAAAACCAGCATGAAGAAAATGTTTGGGAGATTACAAACATCTTATTTAAGAACAGGGCTTCCCATTATTCTATAGGATCATTAAAAATGTAAGTAGGACTGCACAGTTGTATTTGATGGACACTAGGGATTATGCAATTACAAGTTCTTCATTTTAGGTGTCATATGTACAGTATGACTCCCTGATGAGCTTCCAATAAGCAGTGGTAAAACAAACCCTGAAAAAGAACAATTCAAGTCACTCCAAACTATGACAGCAGTTAGCAAAATCCAACAAGCTCGCTGTAAATTTCCCCACATATCATCTAAAAGTGAAACCTCCAGCCACAGGTCAAGTAAGTTTCAAGCTATATctgataagaggaaaaaaatgtactgCAAGTAAgacatcgggggggggggggggggggggaggaggagaccaccaagaaacaaagacagacagCAAGATACCAGGAAAGCTTTATAATACATTGGTAAAAGCCATAGGTACAAAacatcttgggggggggggaagatgacTGGCATTACTTCTTAGTAAGTCATGAAAGAGTGAAAGAGCCCAGGGAGTTTCTATCTTTAGCcagagcttttaaaaagaaagcagctctgcagcagagacATGATGACAGTGAATCACAAAGATACcgtaaaaagataaaaacattaGCACTGCGTATTTTGTGACTGCTACTTTAGAAACCAAGTTTGATAATTGGAACAAGACTGCCAAAACACAGGACTGCCCTAGGATACACAGAAACAGGCTAATTCGGTACTAAGAAAAAGTCAGGCAGTGCCAAGCTAAATTAGATCTAATTAACTTCTGAGAGAAGTGCTAAATTGATAAAGGATTAAAACATGTCATCTTATTTAACTCTTAATGGAAACTGTGTTCTAtggatatatatattattttgagGAAACATTCCTCTGTTCCTGCAGTACTTTTCTGTTCACAGCTAGAAAGAAATCTAAAGCAGTGACCAAATCCACTGGGTCTCATGAGATAAACAGGTGGATGATAAACAGGTAAGCAACACTCTAGAGATCCAGTCTAAAAGTCCTTTAAGACAGGAGCACAGCTATAAGCCTATGATTTTATAACAATATCTATGGAGACTGAGAAAAAGTCAGAGGTATAGCTTACATGAGAATCCTGATAAAAAGATAATGAATGTGAACCACCTACCAGCTGTTATGAGAGCAGAAAGCAAGAGgagcaaagaagtttttttttccccccacccctcctcaGATATTCCAACAAAAGCAGCAAGGCAGGTATCCAATATCCAAGAGCATAAAATAAAGCCTTAAGACTTCAGTGTGGACTCAGGGAAGTGaataaaagggagagaggaaaaaaaagtcaaatcttCGCATTCTCTGGAGATTGCTGGTACAAGTTACCTAGAACACAGTGCCAATAATAATCTGAGCAACACACAAGAAGTTATTAAAAGGGgagacaatatttaaaataacttttagaCAAAGAAAAACCTGCAAAGAAACGAAACGTTATGTTTAAAAGACCTTATAGAGTGCTGTGCAAAAGTGAAAGTGTGTAAAGACATAAGCAAGGAATGTCCTCCTGATTAAGAAATATTCCTAAAATAGACTTTCCTTTAGCAACTCCACGCTAAGCTTCAGGAGGGGGCAGGAATTGTTCTCAGAGCAGCAGAATGAATTAAGCCATATCTTCTACAGATTTGTAAGAACCATACAACCATGTTTCATCCCACCACAATAACTGTGTAGCTGTGGTGTCTCTCAGAACATCCACACTGACCAGAAGGCAGCTCATGTTTGATGGCCACCAGCCTGTCCACACACCATATATAAAGTGGAGTTCTATCTACTTTTCTTTCAAGGGGT containing:
- the SOCS5 gene encoding suppressor of cytokine signaling 5, with amino-acid sequence MDKVGKMWNNFKYRCQNLFSHEGGSQNENTVVNSSSCSSAKEKAIQITDLAQQQPSSPLRENIALQLGLSPSKNSARRNQNCVTEIPQIVEISIEKENDSCVTTGARLARRDSYSRHAPWGGKKKHSCSTKTQSSLDTEKRFGRTRSGLQRRERRYGVSSVHDMDTVSNRTVGSRSLRQRLQDTVGLCFPVRTYSKQSKPLFSNKRKIHLSELMLEKCPFPAGSDLAQKWHLIKQHTAPVSPHSTFFDTFDPSLVSTEDEEDRLRERRRLSIEEGVDPPPNAQIHTFEATAQVNPLYKLGPKLAPGMTELTGDKNVPPPGNCDSEEDTTTLCLQSRRQKQRQMSGESHGHISRQGAWKVHTQIDYIHCLVPDLLQITGNPCYWGVMDRYEAETLLEGKPEGTFLLRDSAQEDYLFSVSFRRYNRSLHARIEQWNHNFSFDAHDPCVFHSSTVTGLLEHYKDPSSCMFFEPLLTVSLNRTFPFSLQYICRAVICRCTTYDGIDDLPLPSMLQDFLKEYHYKQKVRVRWLEREPIKTK